The following proteins are encoded in a genomic region of Glycine soja cultivar W05 chromosome 17, ASM419377v2, whole genome shotgun sequence:
- the LOC114393482 gene encoding endo-1,4-beta-xylanase 1-like isoform X1, whose protein sequence is MKRFSACCFTSRISKFHSHWKHNHSQSQIMAGNISGPSGSKGANILLNHDFSSGLTSWHLNSCTGYVISSKSGTQGGIPMDLDANYAVITDRKECWQGLEQDITNKISIGSTYTVSACVGVSGVSQGSSDVLATLKLEHHDSATRYLFIGRTSVNNDSWEKLEGTFSLSTMPDRVIIYLEGPAPGVDLLIRSVVINCSTPNDNTTSTGCVSAGDDNIIVNPQFDDGLKNWSGRSCKIMLHDSMNDGKIVPKSGKFFASATERTQSWNGIQQEITGRVQRKLAYEVTALVRIFGNNVSTADVRATLWVQTPDLREQYIGIANVQATDKDWITMQGKFLLNGSPSKVVLYLEGPPPGTDILLNNLVLKHAAKTPPSTPPDVKNVAFGVNIIENSNLADSTNGWFPLGNCTLSVKTGSPHIIPPMARDSLGPHELLSGRYILVTNRMQTWMGPAQTITDKVKLFVTYQVSAWVRIGSAGSSGPQNVNVALGVDNQWVNGGQTQVSDDMWHEIGGSFRIEKQPSKVMVYVQGPASGVDLMVAGLQIFPVDRHTRFRYLKIQTDKIRKRDVILKFSGLDSGSYANTSVKVIQTHNDFPIGTCISRTNIDNEDFVNFIVKHFNWAVFGNELKWYWTEPQQGNFNYKDADDMLSLCQKHKIQTRGHCIFWEVDETVQQWIKSLNKNDLMTAVQNRLNGLLTRYKGKFSHYDVNNEMLHGSFYQDRLGKDIRANMFKTASQLDPSATLFVNDYHVEDGCDTRSCPDKYIHHILDLQEQGAPVGGIGIQGHIDCPIGPIVSSSLDKLGILGLPIWFTELDVSSVNEYVRADDLEVMLREAMAHPTVEGLMLWGFWELFMSRDHSHLVNAEGDINEAGKRFLALKQEWLSHSRGHVDEQGQYNFRGFHGTYNVQVVTPSKKISKTFVLDKGDSPLVVSIDL, encoded by the exons ATGAAGAGGTTCTCTGCCTGCTGCTTCACAAGCAGAATCTCCAAGTTTCACTCCCACTGGAAGCACAACCATTCTCAGTCTCAG atcatGGCAGGAAACATTTCTGGTCCAAGTGGGAGCAAGGGTGCTAATATTTTACTTAATCATGACTTCTCTAGTGGGCTGACCTCTTGGCATCTCAATAGCTGCACTGGCTATGTAATTTCATCCAAATCAGGTACTCAAGGAGGAATCCCAATGGATTTGGATGCTAATTATGCTGTTATCACCGACCGAAAAGAATGCTGGCAAGGTCTTGAGCAAGACATCACCAACAAAATTTCCATTGGTTCCACTTACACGGTTTCGGCTTGTGTGGGAGTTTCCGGGGTTTCTCAGGGATCTAGTGATGTTCTAGCTACTCTGAAACTAGAACATCATGATTCAGCTACTCGTTACTTATTCATTGGAAG AACTTCTGTTAATAATGATAGCTGGGAAAAGTTGGAAGGGACATTCTCATTGTCAACTATGCCTGATCgggttataatttatttggaaGGACCTGCTCCTGGAGTTGACCTGCTTATACGATCGGTAGTGATCAACTGTTCCACTCCTAATGATAAT ACCACAAGCACAGGATGTGTTTCAGCTGGAGATGACAACATCATAGTCAACCCCCAATTTGATGATGGCCTGAAAAACTGGTCTGGAAGAAGCTGCAAGATTATGTTGCATGATTCCATGAATGATGGGAAAATTGTTCCAAAGTCCGGGAAATTCTTCGCATCTGCAACAGAACGCACACAAAGCTGGAATGGAATTCAGCAAGAGATCACTGGACGCGTGCAGCGCAAGCTGGCCTATGAGGTCACTGCTTTAGTTAGAATATTTGGAAACAATGTCTCTACCGCTGATGTACGGGCTACTTTGTGGGTCCAAACGCCAGATCTTCGAGAGCAGTATATAGGCATTGCAAA TGTGCAGGCAACAGATAAAGATTGGATAACAATGCAGGGAAAATTCCTTCTGAATGGTTCTCCATCGAAAGTGGTCCTTTATTTAGAGGGTCCCCCTCCAGGCACTGACATTCTTCTCAATAATTTGGTCTTAAAGCATGCGGCTAAAACACCTCCTTCAACCCCACCAGATGTAAAG aATGTTGCTTTTGGGGTTAATATAATTGAGAACAGCAATCTGGCTGATAGCACAAATGGATGGTTTCCCCTTGGCAATTGTACTTTAAGTGTTAAAACTGGTTCACCACATATAATTCCACCAATGGCACGAGATTCTCTTGGTCCTCATGAGCTCCTAAGCGGGCGCTACATCCTTGTAACTAATCGAATGCAAACATGGATGGGTCCTGCTCAGACCATCACTGATAAAGTGAAACTCTTTGTGACTTATCAAGTGTCTGCTTGGGTCCGGATTGGCTCAGCAGGATCATCAGGGCCTCAGAATGTGAATGTTGCCCTTGGTGTTGACAATCAGTGGGTCAATGGAGGACAAACTCAGGTTTCGGATGACATGTGGCATGAAATTGGAGGGTCCTTTAGAATTGAAAAGCAGCCATCAAAGGTTATGGTTTATGTGCAAGGTCCTGCTTCTGGTGTGGACTTAATGGTTGCTGGACTTCAAATTTTTCCTGTGGATAGACACACAAGATTTAGATATTTAAAGATCCAAACTGATAAG ATTCGTAAACGTGATGTTATCCTGAAATTCTCTGGACTGGACTCTGGCAGCTATGCTAACACCTCGGTAAAAGTTATACAAACACATAATGATTTCCCAATTGGAACATGCATCAGCAGAACGAACATTGACAACGAGGACTTTGTTAACTTCATTGTGAAGCATTTTAACTGGGCTGTGTTTGGAAATGAGTTGAAGTGGTATTGGACGGAGCCACAGCAAGGCAATTTCAATTACAAGGATGCTGATGATATGTTAAGCTTGTGTCAGAAGCACAAGATACAAACTCGCGGCCATTGTATCTTCTGGGAAGTGGACGAAACCGTTCAGCAGTGGATCAAGTCACTGAACAAAAACGATCTGATGACGGCTGTCCAAAACCGCCTAAACGGCCTGCTGACTCGCTACAAGGGCAAGTTCAGTCACTATGATGTCAACAACGAAATGCTGCACGGTTCATTTTACCAAGATAGGCTAGGCAAGGATATAAGGGCAAACATGTTCAAGACTGCAAGCCAACTAGACCCTTCTGCCACACTCTTTGTGAATGATTATCATGTTGAAGATGGATGCGACACCAGATCATGTCCAGATAAGTACATCCATCACATTCTTGATTTGCAAGAGCAAGGTGCTCCGGTTGGGGGAATTGGAATTCAAGGCCACATAGACTGTCCAATAGGGCCTATTGTTAGTTCTTCCCTGGACAAGTTGGGTATTCTTGGCCTACCTATATGGTTCACCGAGCTTGACGTGTCTTCCGTCAACGAATACGTTAGAGCAGACGATCTCGAAGTTATGCTACGCGAAGCCATGGCTCATCCTACGGTGGAAGGCTTAATGCTGTGGGGATTTTGGGAGCTGTTTATGAGTAGGGACCATTCACATTTGGTCAATGCAGAAGGTGACATCAATGAGGCTGGGAAAAGGTTCTTAGCTCTAAAACAAGAGTGGCTCTCTCACAGCCGTGGCCATGTTGATGAACAAGGCCAATACAACTTCAGAGGCTTTCATGGAACATACAATGTGCAAGTTGTGACACCGTCAAAGAAAATTTCAAAGACATTTGTGCTTGACAAAGGTGACTCTCCACTAGTGGTATCCATTGATTTATAA
- the LOC114393482 gene encoding endo-1,4-beta-xylanase 1-like isoform X2 — protein MAGNISGPSGSKGANILLNHDFSSGLTSWHLNSCTGYVISSKSGTQGGIPMDLDANYAVITDRKECWQGLEQDITNKISIGSTYTVSACVGVSGVSQGSSDVLATLKLEHHDSATRYLFIGRTSVNNDSWEKLEGTFSLSTMPDRVIIYLEGPAPGVDLLIRSVVINCSTPNDNTTSTGCVSAGDDNIIVNPQFDDGLKNWSGRSCKIMLHDSMNDGKIVPKSGKFFASATERTQSWNGIQQEITGRVQRKLAYEVTALVRIFGNNVSTADVRATLWVQTPDLREQYIGIANVQATDKDWITMQGKFLLNGSPSKVVLYLEGPPPGTDILLNNLVLKHAAKTPPSTPPDVKNVAFGVNIIENSNLADSTNGWFPLGNCTLSVKTGSPHIIPPMARDSLGPHELLSGRYILVTNRMQTWMGPAQTITDKVKLFVTYQVSAWVRIGSAGSSGPQNVNVALGVDNQWVNGGQTQVSDDMWHEIGGSFRIEKQPSKVMVYVQGPASGVDLMVAGLQIFPVDRHTRFRYLKIQTDKIRKRDVILKFSGLDSGSYANTSVKVIQTHNDFPIGTCISRTNIDNEDFVNFIVKHFNWAVFGNELKWYWTEPQQGNFNYKDADDMLSLCQKHKIQTRGHCIFWEVDETVQQWIKSLNKNDLMTAVQNRLNGLLTRYKGKFSHYDVNNEMLHGSFYQDRLGKDIRANMFKTASQLDPSATLFVNDYHVEDGCDTRSCPDKYIHHILDLQEQGAPVGGIGIQGHIDCPIGPIVSSSLDKLGILGLPIWFTELDVSSVNEYVRADDLEVMLREAMAHPTVEGLMLWGFWELFMSRDHSHLVNAEGDINEAGKRFLALKQEWLSHSRGHVDEQGQYNFRGFHGTYNVQVVTPSKKISKTFVLDKGDSPLVVSIDL, from the exons atGGCAGGAAACATTTCTGGTCCAAGTGGGAGCAAGGGTGCTAATATTTTACTTAATCATGACTTCTCTAGTGGGCTGACCTCTTGGCATCTCAATAGCTGCACTGGCTATGTAATTTCATCCAAATCAGGTACTCAAGGAGGAATCCCAATGGATTTGGATGCTAATTATGCTGTTATCACCGACCGAAAAGAATGCTGGCAAGGTCTTGAGCAAGACATCACCAACAAAATTTCCATTGGTTCCACTTACACGGTTTCGGCTTGTGTGGGAGTTTCCGGGGTTTCTCAGGGATCTAGTGATGTTCTAGCTACTCTGAAACTAGAACATCATGATTCAGCTACTCGTTACTTATTCATTGGAAG AACTTCTGTTAATAATGATAGCTGGGAAAAGTTGGAAGGGACATTCTCATTGTCAACTATGCCTGATCgggttataatttatttggaaGGACCTGCTCCTGGAGTTGACCTGCTTATACGATCGGTAGTGATCAACTGTTCCACTCCTAATGATAAT ACCACAAGCACAGGATGTGTTTCAGCTGGAGATGACAACATCATAGTCAACCCCCAATTTGATGATGGCCTGAAAAACTGGTCTGGAAGAAGCTGCAAGATTATGTTGCATGATTCCATGAATGATGGGAAAATTGTTCCAAAGTCCGGGAAATTCTTCGCATCTGCAACAGAACGCACACAAAGCTGGAATGGAATTCAGCAAGAGATCACTGGACGCGTGCAGCGCAAGCTGGCCTATGAGGTCACTGCTTTAGTTAGAATATTTGGAAACAATGTCTCTACCGCTGATGTACGGGCTACTTTGTGGGTCCAAACGCCAGATCTTCGAGAGCAGTATATAGGCATTGCAAA TGTGCAGGCAACAGATAAAGATTGGATAACAATGCAGGGAAAATTCCTTCTGAATGGTTCTCCATCGAAAGTGGTCCTTTATTTAGAGGGTCCCCCTCCAGGCACTGACATTCTTCTCAATAATTTGGTCTTAAAGCATGCGGCTAAAACACCTCCTTCAACCCCACCAGATGTAAAG aATGTTGCTTTTGGGGTTAATATAATTGAGAACAGCAATCTGGCTGATAGCACAAATGGATGGTTTCCCCTTGGCAATTGTACTTTAAGTGTTAAAACTGGTTCACCACATATAATTCCACCAATGGCACGAGATTCTCTTGGTCCTCATGAGCTCCTAAGCGGGCGCTACATCCTTGTAACTAATCGAATGCAAACATGGATGGGTCCTGCTCAGACCATCACTGATAAAGTGAAACTCTTTGTGACTTATCAAGTGTCTGCTTGGGTCCGGATTGGCTCAGCAGGATCATCAGGGCCTCAGAATGTGAATGTTGCCCTTGGTGTTGACAATCAGTGGGTCAATGGAGGACAAACTCAGGTTTCGGATGACATGTGGCATGAAATTGGAGGGTCCTTTAGAATTGAAAAGCAGCCATCAAAGGTTATGGTTTATGTGCAAGGTCCTGCTTCTGGTGTGGACTTAATGGTTGCTGGACTTCAAATTTTTCCTGTGGATAGACACACAAGATTTAGATATTTAAAGATCCAAACTGATAAG ATTCGTAAACGTGATGTTATCCTGAAATTCTCTGGACTGGACTCTGGCAGCTATGCTAACACCTCGGTAAAAGTTATACAAACACATAATGATTTCCCAATTGGAACATGCATCAGCAGAACGAACATTGACAACGAGGACTTTGTTAACTTCATTGTGAAGCATTTTAACTGGGCTGTGTTTGGAAATGAGTTGAAGTGGTATTGGACGGAGCCACAGCAAGGCAATTTCAATTACAAGGATGCTGATGATATGTTAAGCTTGTGTCAGAAGCACAAGATACAAACTCGCGGCCATTGTATCTTCTGGGAAGTGGACGAAACCGTTCAGCAGTGGATCAAGTCACTGAACAAAAACGATCTGATGACGGCTGTCCAAAACCGCCTAAACGGCCTGCTGACTCGCTACAAGGGCAAGTTCAGTCACTATGATGTCAACAACGAAATGCTGCACGGTTCATTTTACCAAGATAGGCTAGGCAAGGATATAAGGGCAAACATGTTCAAGACTGCAAGCCAACTAGACCCTTCTGCCACACTCTTTGTGAATGATTATCATGTTGAAGATGGATGCGACACCAGATCATGTCCAGATAAGTACATCCATCACATTCTTGATTTGCAAGAGCAAGGTGCTCCGGTTGGGGGAATTGGAATTCAAGGCCACATAGACTGTCCAATAGGGCCTATTGTTAGTTCTTCCCTGGACAAGTTGGGTATTCTTGGCCTACCTATATGGTTCACCGAGCTTGACGTGTCTTCCGTCAACGAATACGTTAGAGCAGACGATCTCGAAGTTATGCTACGCGAAGCCATGGCTCATCCTACGGTGGAAGGCTTAATGCTGTGGGGATTTTGGGAGCTGTTTATGAGTAGGGACCATTCACATTTGGTCAATGCAGAAGGTGACATCAATGAGGCTGGGAAAAGGTTCTTAGCTCTAAAACAAGAGTGGCTCTCTCACAGCCGTGGCCATGTTGATGAACAAGGCCAATACAACTTCAGAGGCTTTCATGGAACATACAATGTGCAAGTTGTGACACCGTCAAAGAAAATTTCAAAGACATTTGTGCTTGACAAAGGTGACTCTCCACTAGTGGTATCCATTGATTTATAA
- the LOC114393482 gene encoding endo-1,4-beta-xylanase 1-like isoform X3: MDLDANYAVITDRKECWQGLEQDITNKISIGSTYTVSACVGVSGVSQGSSDVLATLKLEHHDSATRYLFIGRTSVNNDSWEKLEGTFSLSTMPDRVIIYLEGPAPGVDLLIRSVVINCSTPNDNTTSTGCVSAGDDNIIVNPQFDDGLKNWSGRSCKIMLHDSMNDGKIVPKSGKFFASATERTQSWNGIQQEITGRVQRKLAYEVTALVRIFGNNVSTADVRATLWVQTPDLREQYIGIANVQATDKDWITMQGKFLLNGSPSKVVLYLEGPPPGTDILLNNLVLKHAAKTPPSTPPDVKNVAFGVNIIENSNLADSTNGWFPLGNCTLSVKTGSPHIIPPMARDSLGPHELLSGRYILVTNRMQTWMGPAQTITDKVKLFVTYQVSAWVRIGSAGSSGPQNVNVALGVDNQWVNGGQTQVSDDMWHEIGGSFRIEKQPSKVMVYVQGPASGVDLMVAGLQIFPVDRHTRFRYLKIQTDKIRKRDVILKFSGLDSGSYANTSVKVIQTHNDFPIGTCISRTNIDNEDFVNFIVKHFNWAVFGNELKWYWTEPQQGNFNYKDADDMLSLCQKHKIQTRGHCIFWEVDETVQQWIKSLNKNDLMTAVQNRLNGLLTRYKGKFSHYDVNNEMLHGSFYQDRLGKDIRANMFKTASQLDPSATLFVNDYHVEDGCDTRSCPDKYIHHILDLQEQGAPVGGIGIQGHIDCPIGPIVSSSLDKLGILGLPIWFTELDVSSVNEYVRADDLEVMLREAMAHPTVEGLMLWGFWELFMSRDHSHLVNAEGDINEAGKRFLALKQEWLSHSRGHVDEQGQYNFRGFHGTYNVQVVTPSKKISKTFVLDKGDSPLVVSIDL; this comes from the exons ATGGATTTGGATGCTAATTATGCTGTTATCACCGACCGAAAAGAATGCTGGCAAGGTCTTGAGCAAGACATCACCAACAAAATTTCCATTGGTTCCACTTACACGGTTTCGGCTTGTGTGGGAGTTTCCGGGGTTTCTCAGGGATCTAGTGATGTTCTAGCTACTCTGAAACTAGAACATCATGATTCAGCTACTCGTTACTTATTCATTGGAAG AACTTCTGTTAATAATGATAGCTGGGAAAAGTTGGAAGGGACATTCTCATTGTCAACTATGCCTGATCgggttataatttatttggaaGGACCTGCTCCTGGAGTTGACCTGCTTATACGATCGGTAGTGATCAACTGTTCCACTCCTAATGATAAT ACCACAAGCACAGGATGTGTTTCAGCTGGAGATGACAACATCATAGTCAACCCCCAATTTGATGATGGCCTGAAAAACTGGTCTGGAAGAAGCTGCAAGATTATGTTGCATGATTCCATGAATGATGGGAAAATTGTTCCAAAGTCCGGGAAATTCTTCGCATCTGCAACAGAACGCACACAAAGCTGGAATGGAATTCAGCAAGAGATCACTGGACGCGTGCAGCGCAAGCTGGCCTATGAGGTCACTGCTTTAGTTAGAATATTTGGAAACAATGTCTCTACCGCTGATGTACGGGCTACTTTGTGGGTCCAAACGCCAGATCTTCGAGAGCAGTATATAGGCATTGCAAA TGTGCAGGCAACAGATAAAGATTGGATAACAATGCAGGGAAAATTCCTTCTGAATGGTTCTCCATCGAAAGTGGTCCTTTATTTAGAGGGTCCCCCTCCAGGCACTGACATTCTTCTCAATAATTTGGTCTTAAAGCATGCGGCTAAAACACCTCCTTCAACCCCACCAGATGTAAAG aATGTTGCTTTTGGGGTTAATATAATTGAGAACAGCAATCTGGCTGATAGCACAAATGGATGGTTTCCCCTTGGCAATTGTACTTTAAGTGTTAAAACTGGTTCACCACATATAATTCCACCAATGGCACGAGATTCTCTTGGTCCTCATGAGCTCCTAAGCGGGCGCTACATCCTTGTAACTAATCGAATGCAAACATGGATGGGTCCTGCTCAGACCATCACTGATAAAGTGAAACTCTTTGTGACTTATCAAGTGTCTGCTTGGGTCCGGATTGGCTCAGCAGGATCATCAGGGCCTCAGAATGTGAATGTTGCCCTTGGTGTTGACAATCAGTGGGTCAATGGAGGACAAACTCAGGTTTCGGATGACATGTGGCATGAAATTGGAGGGTCCTTTAGAATTGAAAAGCAGCCATCAAAGGTTATGGTTTATGTGCAAGGTCCTGCTTCTGGTGTGGACTTAATGGTTGCTGGACTTCAAATTTTTCCTGTGGATAGACACACAAGATTTAGATATTTAAAGATCCAAACTGATAAG ATTCGTAAACGTGATGTTATCCTGAAATTCTCTGGACTGGACTCTGGCAGCTATGCTAACACCTCGGTAAAAGTTATACAAACACATAATGATTTCCCAATTGGAACATGCATCAGCAGAACGAACATTGACAACGAGGACTTTGTTAACTTCATTGTGAAGCATTTTAACTGGGCTGTGTTTGGAAATGAGTTGAAGTGGTATTGGACGGAGCCACAGCAAGGCAATTTCAATTACAAGGATGCTGATGATATGTTAAGCTTGTGTCAGAAGCACAAGATACAAACTCGCGGCCATTGTATCTTCTGGGAAGTGGACGAAACCGTTCAGCAGTGGATCAAGTCACTGAACAAAAACGATCTGATGACGGCTGTCCAAAACCGCCTAAACGGCCTGCTGACTCGCTACAAGGGCAAGTTCAGTCACTATGATGTCAACAACGAAATGCTGCACGGTTCATTTTACCAAGATAGGCTAGGCAAGGATATAAGGGCAAACATGTTCAAGACTGCAAGCCAACTAGACCCTTCTGCCACACTCTTTGTGAATGATTATCATGTTGAAGATGGATGCGACACCAGATCATGTCCAGATAAGTACATCCATCACATTCTTGATTTGCAAGAGCAAGGTGCTCCGGTTGGGGGAATTGGAATTCAAGGCCACATAGACTGTCCAATAGGGCCTATTGTTAGTTCTTCCCTGGACAAGTTGGGTATTCTTGGCCTACCTATATGGTTCACCGAGCTTGACGTGTCTTCCGTCAACGAATACGTTAGAGCAGACGATCTCGAAGTTATGCTACGCGAAGCCATGGCTCATCCTACGGTGGAAGGCTTAATGCTGTGGGGATTTTGGGAGCTGTTTATGAGTAGGGACCATTCACATTTGGTCAATGCAGAAGGTGACATCAATGAGGCTGGGAAAAGGTTCTTAGCTCTAAAACAAGAGTGGCTCTCTCACAGCCGTGGCCATGTTGATGAACAAGGCCAATACAACTTCAGAGGCTTTCATGGAACATACAATGTGCAAGTTGTGACACCGTCAAAGAAAATTTCAAAGACATTTGTGCTTGACAAAGGTGACTCTCCACTAGTGGTATCCATTGATTTATAA